The following is a genomic window from Phaseolus vulgaris cultivar G19833 chromosome 6, P. vulgaris v2.0, whole genome shotgun sequence.
tatgtagaAATATTGTTATGATTTAAAACAGAGTTAATAATTATAAGGCaagcaaaaaacaaaatataagagAAAAGAGATGACGAAGAGTTGAAAACTTCACAAAATTGCTATTTTTTTAtgaactaattttaaataattttttcaaaaataatggAGAAAGAGATGATGAAATTTAAACTCTTATAATATGATACTATTTGTGTTATGGTCTTATAGTTTTTTTGTTAAAACTTACATATTTTTGttctgaaatatatattttgttcaaGTTAATCTCATTCAACACTTTAAATCGTCTTTACTTATGCTTTTagcatttataaaaaaatcatatttataattaattatatatatatatatatattaaaatatttttattaattgtttCATACCTGTATCgtgcaaatatatatatatatatatatgggaaaatgaaattatattaATGTAACTTTTATCACTTAATTCAATAcattacattttattttctaaaacttATGTTAGATAGGTGAAAAGATTATTccacatatattatatatataaaagattatattaatataaaattatttaatgcttcttatatatataatatttttaaaatatactaaaattcatttattaatattatttttaattttaataaaattttaatatatatatataattatgatatcacaaaattgtaattattttatataaaaactttcatgttaaacagataaaattataatttaacaaTTAGATTaactaaattcaatttttatatataaaataattaatacactaagaaaattattacataaaattttaatacatagttaaaatcttgatgtgtaaaattattttaattttaaaattaaattttaaaatgagtttttatttaataatttttttataataataaagtaaatgtttaataaaaaaattgcaaattttttttatcttttcttacaTATTCTTAACCTTACATTCATACTTCAATTCCTTTCAGGAGTAGTTCTCATGAGATTATTTATAGGGATACATATTTTTGCATCTCTTTATTTGACCCtgttaaatatcaattattaaATGGAATTATCTTGAATATatattcttaaaataataataattactattattatcaaatataataatttgtaattaaatgatagtattaacattattttattataatattttaattatcaaatattattattattattattttaattatcaaatattattaataataaaaatattattattagtagtaataattttaataatactactactaatagtaataataattataaaataattacaattatagttataatgataattataattataattatagtaATAGTTATAATTATAGTAACTATAGTTATAATTATAGTAATTAGAGTTATAATTATAGTAAGTatagttataattataataattgtaattagaataataattattattattattataattataataataataagaagaataCTAAGCAATACGATTGAAAAATGTATCTGGTGTAATAGTTTGGTAATGTCttcatgttttattattttttattccattCCTACATGCTTATTTATAAActttatgattttattgtaggtaatttattttttatatatgtgattttttttattttaggtagttatttaaattttaaaaaatagttatttaataGATAAAATTATGAACACCAAAAAGTAGTTAAAAAgggtaaaatagaaaaaaaaattgtggacaataataaaaaaaattattactatagtaataattataataataataataataaaataattataataataattggtTTTTAGTCATTATTTTCATCACTTACCATCACTTTTATTTTACTTCATACATACTGATTTAGTCACTAAAATTTAGTTACTATCATTGTTATTTCAGTACCTAGACAAACCAATACATATAACAAATTATTTCATTATTGTCAATTCGTTGCTATTTCAAACATAATTTGTGACCAACTTATTTTGGTCACTATAAATTGTCACtaaatgatattttttgaaGCAAATGATTTCATTGTTATTTCGATCGTAGATTTATAACAAATGTATCACAATTTGTGACCAACTTATTTCAGTCACTAAAATTGGTCTCTAAATGATCTTTTTTTAGTGATTGACTTAAAGTCTACTACTTTCTCTTATGAGTTATGAGAAAGGAAAGGAGGGTTTGAAATCTTAGAAATAAAGTAAAGAGAAATTATAGAGATATCACATAAAGTAAGTTTTACAAAGATTGTGGTATTTAAGAAATAATaatgaacaatttttttttctattcataACTTAAACATTTAAGTAAACTATAATttggttttaaatttttattaatataaaaaaaaatcaatataattttggatttttttgtgtaatttatattgtgatttttttttaattgagtagGTTTAAGTGTCACAAACAtgaacaaattaaaaatcataagaaaagatgattattcatttaaaaatcACCAGAAGAGGTCATTCATATTCTTGTGATCATTCATTCAAAATCACAAGAACATTTATATCCTCATGATGTACCAATGagatttaactaaaataaaggaCACAAAATAGTGGAAATAAGATTTAATTTCTTCATTATTAGCCTTGATTACAACAAAGTGAGGTTAAATCATTGTACTTACTACAATAGGTTGATAagaataattttatcattttatagttgtatgtggatgacatgttGGAAGTAGGTGCCAACAAAGTCTGAATCCAAAATTGAAAGCATAGTTGGATAAGGAGGTCGATATGAAGGACTTGGGACTAAGAAGATTTTAGGGATGCGAATTCACcaatataaaaaagataaaaaaaaaaaaattggcttTCTCAAAATAATTACTTACTAAAAATCTTGCAATTCTTCAACATGCAAGATTGAAATACAATTTCTACcccattttctttaatttatcaTCGAGTATGAGTCCTAACAATGAAGCAAAGAAGATGTAAATTTATCGAGTAAACAAAAGGAAACCTTAAGTATGCTATGATTTGTACAAGATCAGGCATTACACAAGCATGGAAAGTGGTTAGTAGATTCATGCAAATATGGGTGAGAGCATTAAAGTGCTATTAAGAGAATCCTTAGATGCACCGAAGGAATATCAAATGTTGCATTATATTTTGGAGAATCATAATTAGTTGTCAAAGACTATATCGATTATGATTTTGCAGGTGATCTTGGTAAAATGAGATCTACTACTGACTATGTGTTTACACTTGCAAGACGTGCATTAAGTTGGTTACCTAAGTTACAAGAGAAGCTAAGTACATAACAACTACTCAAATTTGCAAGGAAGCTAATTGGATTCAAAGATAAATGGAGGAACTCAGACACAAGCAACAAAAGCTTGTTGTATATTGTGACAGTCACGGTGTCTTGCACACTGCAAGAGACCATGTCTTTCATTCTATGACAAAACACATATGTATACCTTACCATTTGTTCGAGAAGTAGCAAAAAAAAGGAAATGTGAATATGCAAAAGATTCAccaatgaaaacctaatagatGTTATGATAAATTTGCTTCAAATTGACAACTTTATGTGAGTTTGATCACTATGACCTATcaggaaaaataaataatatgatgaCAATTAATAAAGCATGGAAAATtgattattttcattaatatcTTCAAGTGAATTAATATGAGAAGAGAAGTCTTACATCCACAAAATTTTACTTTCATGTTTACTTTTCATgttataaaaaagaaacataatATTTCTTACGGAACACCAAAAtctcttcctttttttcttttcttattacTTTAGTGTGTAGTTGTTTTTTCTGTTATGAGATTATGAGAGGGGTATTATTGTAATCTCCTTAAATTTACACAGGAATGTATTGTGTTAATTCGGCACCCagcataattattattattattatcattattatatatataacttcatTACCAAAATGCTTGCAAATACATAAACTAGATTTTGGCCTGTGAAAACATGTGGATATTccactaaaatattttattctagaCGGTGATATTGAAAGTATATAATGGATATGGTGGTAAAATTTGAgatgatatttaaaatttgataacaCGTGCATGTCTATGATCTGAGGTTGTTCATGAAATTAGGTTATGAAGGAGAGCAGTGGGCAATGTGAATGTGATCCAACATGTGTGCTACATTCGTTGAGTTGGAAAGAGAATGCATGAGATGCACATGTGGCTGCGTGAGGACGGTGCAGTGAGTCTGGTTGGTGTGGCACACTTGTCTTTTAACATGTGTTTCAACAAAGTAGTACAAAACATTAAACAGGAACAAAGATTCACAACCACGTGGCTTCACATCCACCAAACCCATCAAATCAACACCCCACAGGTGTTGACGAATTTAGTATGTTTTTTATTCACTTTACATTACAATTAAAATATAGTTAACACACTTTTAGATGAATTTTTTGTATTGGATTTCAAGTTTACAAATAATCTTGAGTTGAAGTAAATGTAAATAACTAATAGGAATGGATTCTATGTTGAGTAAAGTGAAAAGAAAACCTCAGATAAAGTTGTTTGTAAATTTTGTAttgaataaaaaagtatataagTTCTCATAAATTACACAgctttaattcaattttaatcaaatCTAATTCTATGTAAAATCAATTCCAAAACGTTTGTGTGAAAATCTAGGGAGATTCCATTGTCAATTTGAATCcttcacttttttcttttttctgttgGACAAATTTGGACCTTAAAAAATTGTCTGGTGAAGGTTCACTCCCACCCTTCAAAAATCTCACCTCTATAGTTTTAGTTTACTTTTCCTTGCACCCAACAAAAGCTTGCTACTTCTCTTGTTCAACCTTCTCACAAACACTGCAAACGTCTTTGACCACAAGAACTTCTTCAATTTCCAATTTTTCTGGACACCCTCTATTGCTCTTCCTCCCTAGGTGTAGTTTGTGTTGAAGGGtatctctatttatagagttcCATTGTCTTTTGAGGCTATTTTGAACCCTAGgtgtgtttcttgaagagtttttttttgtgtggaGATTGGGATTGCGAGAGAGGATGGTGGGTGCTCTGTCTGTTGTGGGATCATCAGTGATGGAATCTCACACTGGCCCTTGTTTGTGTGTGGATGCTCTCCCCACAACAACTAGTGTCAATCTGAAGAGTGGTGGAGATGTTGTTTTGTGCAAGAATTTGATGGGAAGGAAGCACTTGTTGAAGCATGGTGTAGGGACTATGAAGTTGAGCAGTTCTTTCATTGATCCTGGTAGAGAGTGGAGAGTCTTTGTTAGCAGAAGTTGCAAGAGGCAGCGTAAGGATAGGAGAGTCGCCATTGTCAACGAGCTTGGAGGCCAATAtgaagaaagttttgaagatgtTAAAACGGTAACATGTTTAATGTATCTTCTGGTTTTAGATCTGATATTTTACTGCATGTTTGGATCTAAATTTGTAAAGTTAAGTTCCAATGAATTTCCTTTTACCAACTGAGTTTGAAGAAACATAAAATTGAGACTAAACTCGGTTTATAATCAGAACTAACTGAAAATCATACAAGACACTTTTTCATTTTACTTTTTTCAATGGATAATAGAGGTTTCTTACTGAAAACTAAGCATATCCTTAATGATACCGTTTTGTATTTGGTTTAAGTTTATTATGACTCAGTTTCTCCTTTAGCATTGCtttgttttaccttttttatGGAGTGTTTGCTTCATAGCATATTCTAATTCTAATTTCTAAGACATTCTAGGCGTTGCAGAGCTTTTGAACATTGTATATCATTATAGAAAAAGTGTCATTTGTTAGTGAGTTGTAGCCTGCAACAGTTAAGGGAGTCCCAAGAAGCTCTTAAACCAATAACCTTCTACAGAATTCTACCATGAACTCCTTTCCTTTTCATTCTTACATCAGAAATGAGAATGCAAAATTGTTTATCATCGTGAAATGTGTTAAGGAACAAGAGATAGATACCTGAAAGAGTAGTATATATATTGTGCACAATAATATAAAGATTTCAAATTGTATATGAGAAATGTGACAGTATCCTTCtgtttttcttcaatttcaGTCTTTATATGTAAGTGGTCATTTTCTCAAAATGCTGCTTTGAGCTTGTCACCATTACAAAGATGAGAGTTGTTTCCTTTTAAATAATTCAtcattttattctaattttgcTCATGGTAAGAGGGCAAATATCGAAGAACAACTCATGCAATGAGAATATGTTTTCAAAGAACAACTTATGAAAGAGTACTACAAATTACAAAATCGGTTTTCATTTCTTATATAGAGGAAGATCGTTTTCACTCATTATGAGTCTTTTATATTCAATgagaatatgttttttattacattatttCTCCCTTTAATCATCACCAATCTGTCTGCTATGATACAAATACACTAAACGTTGTATGCGATCTAACTGATGCATCTTTGGAAACAGCAAATGCTCAACTATTTCACATACAAGGCTGTGAGGACTGTTCTTCATCAGTTGTATGAGATGAATCCACCTAAATATACGTGGTTCTACAAGTAAGTGAAGTTTCTATCAATCTGAGGAAAAATGTTTCAACAAAGATTTACTTGCCCatgtaattattttagtctGAAATGATGTTTTCTATTAAGTCTAAGGTTTAGAGTGCATTTGGTTTTGTTTTCAAGATGTTGTGAACCAAGTGGTGAgaataatattttgttagttttactatatccttttcaaattcttgAAAACATGACAGAGCAAAAACA
Proteins encoded in this region:
- the LOC137831419 gene encoding chaperonin-like RbcX protein 2, chloroplastic, which encodes MVGALSVVGSSVMESHTGPCLCVDALPTTTSVNLKSGGDVVLCKNLMGRKHLLKHGVGTMKLSSSFIDPGREWRVFVSRSCKRQRKDRRVAIVNELGGQYEESFEDVKTQMLNYFTYKAVRTVLHQLYEMNPPKYTWFYNFVVSNKPGDGKRFIRSLGKEQRELAERVMVTRLHLYGKWVKKCNHAEIYKEISDENLELMRERLMETVIWPSDDTNTEKIG